TGGTAACGATCGTTTTGATTCCACCGCGTGGATTGTAATCCCCGATCACTTTTAGATATTTCGGGTCGATCGCTTTGACCAAGTCATCCAGGATTTTGTTGACTACGAACTCGTGGAAGATTCCAACGTTTCGATAGCTAAGAATGTATTCTTTGAAAGATTTCAATTCGATACAACGGTTTGTGGGAACGTAGGAAATTTCGATGATCCCAAAATCGGGAAGGCCGGTTTTAGGACAAACCGCCGTGAACTCTGGAACCGTAAAATCGATTGTATAATCCTTTCCCTCGTAAACATTGGTGAAAGATTCGATTTCGGGAGTTTTTAGGGCCGGGATATGATCTTGTCTTCCGTCGTAGGTCTCTGGATTGATTGTTTCCATGGATTGTT
Above is a genomic segment from Leptospira stimsonii containing:
- the queF gene encoding preQ(1) synthase; the protein is METINPETYDGRQDHIPALKTPEIESFTNVYEGKDYTIDFTVPEFTAVCPKTGLPDFGIIEISYVPTNRCIELKSFKEYILSYRNVGIFHEFVVNKILDDLVKAIDPKYLKVIGDYNPRGGIKTIVTREYKRA